The following nucleotide sequence is from Anas acuta chromosome 11, bAnaAcu1.1, whole genome shotgun sequence.
ACTAGAAACAAAGGTACATTCGGTGGTGGGGGCGTTAGGCCCAGAGGCCCCACAGCCCTGTCCTGGGGTGCTGTGTGTGCCCACCGCCTGCCTGGGCTCTGGCCACATAACGATTGTGTAGTGAGAACAGCGGCTGGGGGAGAAAAGACCCGTGCTTCACATAGAAGCTTCACAAGAGGATAGCTTACAAGCTATCCTCTTTAACCTGTCGGGCTGAGACTTGGTGATCTTTTCACAATTCATAGAGCTACTTTTAAAATGTAGGAATACCCGTTAAGAAAGCAGAAGCCGGGTGTGCTGACAGCACCTCTCATTGCCTTACAGCACGATGCTCAGATGGATTACTATGGCACCCGGTTAGCGACCTGCTCTTCAGACAGATCCGTAAAAATCTTTGATGTTCGGAACGGAGGGCAAATCCTCATCGCTGACCTAAGAGGGTAAAGTGTCTTAAAAAGAAGTGGAAGCAGAAGTTTATAGCGTTTTGTCATTTTCCCTTTTGGTAGCATCAGATGCATGGTAAATCCCTCTGGGGTAGTTCTTCCTGTTGCTGAATAACTGTTGGGAGCTGTGAGAGGGGACAGAGAGCCAGTTAAAAGTACAACTGCTTTTCTGATTCATTGCCAGCTTAAGACTTGTAATTTTCTACAAGTAAGCTCACCATCTTAATTGCTAGCATAAGGATAAAGGGTTGGAATTGTTTTCTATGGTAGTGGCTTTGCCCGCAGCCTTACGTGCTATTTTTCATCTTGGCGTTACTTGTGTTCTTTGTGTCACTGTCCCAGCCCTGTGCAGAGCACCAGTTCACGGTACGATGGCTGTCAAACAGCCACAACTGGAATTCGTTTCTCTCGGCTTTGTCCAAACAATGCTGTTTCTTGCAGGCATGAAGGTCCAGTGTGGCAAGTTGCATGGGCTCATCCGATGTATGGAAATATCTTGGCTTCCTGTTCCTATGACAGGAAGGTCATTatctggaaggaagaaaatggcaCGTGGGAAAAGACATACGAGTACACGGGGCACGACTCGTCAGGTGCGTGGTGTCTGGAGCTGGGACGTGAAACTGGGGTTATGAGGAGGGTTGGGGTTGGAATAAATCCATCGTTGTTAAGGAAGAAAGCCTCTTTCAGACAGACTGGTAGATTAATGGAGAGGCAGTAAGTCTACTCAGCACGGGGGAAACGGTGATGTAGCGGCATACTGCAGGATAAGCCACCTTGATTCATACAGTGTGTGTATAGGAGTTGTTTTTACAAGGAAATCTGTTTCAAATAAGACAGGGTAGTGAATTGTTGAGGCAGTATCATACGCACtgtgggaaggagggaaggaagaagctgAGTTTTAgcatgctgtgttttgttttccaagagaGACTGTCTTGTTGAAATCATCGGTCTTACTGCAGGCAAACTTGAGAAGTCTCCACGTTTCTTGGTATTCCAAAGTCCAGCAACACCGATACTGGCCACCTGACAAGGGAAAGAGAGACATGTCTTGCTCAGTATTATCCTCAAAGGCATTGAGTAGAACACTTTTAATCCATGCTTCTGAGGCCAGGCCTggattaaaaatgagaaaagggcTTTTTCTTTGATACACACCTTTTGTTTGGTTACAAAACTAGACTTCCAATACTATGCTAGGCTATCAGCTTTTGCTCTAGAGCCAGTGATACTCTTGATATTCTTGTAGAGGATAGGCAGAGTTTTTTATCTCATTAAAAGTGCTGCATTGATGGTCTCTTTCAAAAATGGGGCCAAAAACAAAGGCAGTTTTCCATTATTCACTAATACTAGCCAGTGATTTGGTTAATCTTAGTTAGTCACTGTGTTACAACCCAGTCTGTCTCACCCCTCAGTGAACTCCGTCTGCTGGGCACCACACGACTACGGGTTGATACTGGCCTGCGGGAGCTCTGACGGAGCCATTTCGTTGTTGAGCTACACAGGTGACGGGCAATGGGAAGTCAAAAAGATCAGCAACGCACATACTGTAAGTCTGCGTCTTGGGAGCAGTGCAGAGTTCTTGGAGCTACGGATGATGTGTAGGCTGgataaatactgaaatacaacGAAATGTGAAACGTTCTCCAAAATCAAAACtaacttgttttaaataaatccaGTGTAGGAAGGTATGCTTTGTAGTAAGTAAAATAAGGTAGAAAAGATGTGAAAGCCATTCAACAGCACTGCTAATATGACTTTATTAAACATTAGTGCTGTTCTGAAAGTACTTTGATACTAAGAACATGTCCTGCAATCTGGCTGTGAATAAACTGAAGCTGGAAAAACTTGTGATTTCCCCAAGCAGTGGGGATTTTTGCTTAAGTGCAACTTGATAAGCATCTAAGCCATTAATGACAGTGGCTTGCAATAACAGGAGATTGGGCTGTGGACCCGCAGATTCCTTCTGCTGCATTCCTAAATCTTAGCAACTGCATGTGTCttgcatcttttccttttttaatctgTCTCCGCTGTTTACGTATCTAAGATGATATTTGCCCAGTTACTTAGTTACCTAAGACTTTCTGAATAAATGCCCTGTTGAGACTAGACTGTATCTGGAATTCTTATTCATCCAGTGTCCATCCAGCATTGCACAAGAATTCTAGTTTCCTAAACAGGGcttatttctcctcctcccaccccaaaataGCCAGTATGCTAGGTGTCCTCTGCCCCCTCAGCagctttctatttatttaaagcaagcAACTTTTagtaatgacttttttttttcccttaactAGATTGGATGTAACGCAGTTAGCTGGGCTCCTGCTGTTGTACCAGGCAGCCTTATAGAACAACCATCTGGTCAAAAACCAAACTACATCAAAAGGTTTGCATCTGGTGGCTGTGACAACCTTGTGAAGATCTGGAAGTAAGTGCTCAGTTGCCAGTTCTCAGAacctttaaaatgtgttcttcTTTATAGTCTCTGAACATCCCTGTTGGCATCtctatgctttcattttaaattattattctttctagAGAAATACTTCAAAACTAGAAACAACTTGGTGACTTCCAAATACTTACAGCAATTCATGTCAGACCTGCTTAATCTTGTCTTGAAAAGTGGCTTTTTAATCATTGTTGATTACATTTGTTATTTGGATAATAGCAGATCTTTGCACAGCAACTGAAGACCAGTTACTCTTGTCCTGTGCTGCATTCTGTCCTCTTGACTGGATTCTGTGTAAGCCATAGAGTCTTTTTTGGAGAAGAGTAGGAAACGGTTGTGCTTTGTATTGGTTGGATGAACCAGGAGTCTGAAAGCTACGAAAACCATCTTCCAGAACGGGAGCTGGAAAGTATGACTGTCTGCTGCTGCCGCCACCCTTCTAATTgtataaatgtgttttcagagAAGAAGACGGTCAGTGGAAAGAAGAGCAGAAGCTGGAGGCTCACAGTGACTGGGTTCGAGATGTGGCCTGGGCTCCATCCATAGGTTTGCCAACAAGCACCATTGCTAGCTGCTCACAGGTGAGGCTTCCTTTGGAGTGGCAGGGGCAGGCTCTCGTTGCCTCCATTGCCATTTAcaagagaaaaggggaaggaagtaAAGGAATAGTAAAGGTAGAACTGTTGTAACAGGTCCTCTTGGTAATCCTCTTCTGTATCTGGGCCTGTGCTTGAAGGCCTTTGAGTCCTGTTCCCATCAAACTCAGAGGCCCAAGGGAAGTATTTCTGGACAAAGGTTTGTGTGGGTGTGACTCTGTGCCAAGTACTACCTTTGGGTTTGAGAAGTGTGAGCAGAAGGGGCTCACTGTAAGGAAGGGCTTCAAACTGAAGTTGTATTTTAATGTCTCTAGACCAAACTCACTGCGCTTCTAGCAAAAACTACTGTTTTCTAGTAACTTGCATTCTTAATCATTGTCAGCTCTGATGTCCTCATGCTTCATATTGACTCTAGTGTTTCAGCTGCTTATAGGAATTCTGGAACTGCTTGATTTTATAGCAAGAGGGCGACTCAGTAAGCTGCTAACTTGCTGTCATGagattagaaaagaaaataccagcAGATACATATGTATTTTGAGAGTATTCCCCTGGTCTTTGCAAGTTGTCGCTTGTGTGCAGTTTTCCTCATCAGAGCTGTGCTTACACCTTGCCTTTGCCTGTAGTAAGAACAAAGCCCCTTCGCTGTGTTGAGCAAAAATCGATGTAAATACATCTAGAGCTCCTAGCAGAGCTGGGACGTGCAGGTACGGTCATAGCTGGAAATGCAAGCAAGCTTGGTTTTTCTGTTAAAACCAGTGGTCCAACCAACTCAGCGTTCTTGCTTTTACAGGATGGCAGAGTGTTTATCTGGACGTGTGATGACGCCTCTGGAAACTCGTGGTCCCCAAAACTGCTGCACAAGTTCAATGATGTTGTCTGGCATGTGAGTTGGTCCATTACTGCAAATATTCTTGCAGTGTCCGGAGGAGACAATAAAGTGAGTACTGCTGCCTCAGCTTTTACTCTTGCATGTGctattttcagaagagctggGATGAGACAGGGTATTCTCGCTTCTGTTGTTTGAATCAAGACTGTTAAAGATACTGCTTTGCTGcaagtgttgtttttgtttttttttttttcttttggattaCCAAAAGGGGAGGAAAGACCCTAACCCCTGGCAAACTGCTCTCACTGCATTCTTACTCCTT
It contains:
- the SEC13 gene encoding protein SEC13 homolog is translated as MVSVINTVDTSHEDMIHDAQMDYYGTRLATCSSDRSVKIFDVRNGGQILIADLRGHEGPVWQVAWAHPMYGNILASCSYDRKVIIWKEENGTWEKTYEYTGHDSSVNSVCWAPHDYGLILACGSSDGAISLLSYTGDGQWEVKKISNAHTIGCNAVSWAPAVVPGSLIEQPSGQKPNYIKRFASGGCDNLVKIWKEEDGQWKEEQKLEAHSDWVRDVAWAPSIGLPTSTIASCSQDGRVFIWTCDDASGNSWSPKLLHKFNDVVWHVSWSITANILAVSGGDNKVTLWKESVDGLWACISDVNKGQGGVSAVTEGQQNEQ